The window CCTCGCTGGGCGATCGACGACGTCGTCCTCCTCGAGGCGACCGGCACGACCGATGGCTGGCGAATCCGTATGCGCGTTCCCGATCGGGAAACCCTACTCGAGTACCGGGAGGCGTACGGCACGCGGGGCTGTTCGTTCGCGCTGCAGTCGCTCTCCCTCGATCAATCCGACGGCGACGGCCTCGAGTTGTACCTGTCGCCGTCGCAGCGCGACGCCCTCGTGTCGGCCTACGAACTGGGCTACTTCGAGATACCGCGCCGGATTTCACAGGAAGAGCTCGGCGCCGAACTCGGCATTAGCGCGCAGTCGGTCTCGGAGCGACTGCGGCGCGCCGTCTCGTCGCTGGTCGAGTCGCTGCTCGGCAGGTAGCACTTCAAAGCCTGAGTTACAAGGTCGATTACTCACGGTGGTAGCTGCTGGAAATTAAACCGGATGTCCCGATCAACGCACCACGATTTGCTGTTCGAAGCGCTCGCTGACGGCCACCGTCGACGACTGTGCGCGTATCTCGCCGACCGAGACGGGACGGTCGAACTTGCCGACG is drawn from Halopiger aswanensis and contains these coding sequences:
- a CDS encoding helix-turn-helix domain-containing protein → MNKYINRLGVLVAEFVVEAAVLQQTLSAFPDVSLTHEAQYLTADGTVRLFFRMAGVDPAAFESTLEADPTVTNARRIDRTDSATLYRVDFTAEGRAKSTFPRWAIDDVVLLEATGTTDGWRIRMRVPDRETLLEYREAYGTRGCSFALQSLSLDQSDGDGLELYLSPSQRDALVSAYELGYFEIPRRISQEELGAELGISAQSVSERLRRAVSSLVESLLGR